The Halobacillus amylolyticus nucleotide sequence TGCGTGTACTCTACATCTTCAAACATTGACGTTATGACACATGCAATCTTACTCATATCGAAATCACTCCTTGAATGTTTTTAGTAATGTAGTCACAACTTCTATGTTCCCGCTGCTTTACTAAAATAAACAAAGAATGTATCAATCATCCTTGAACCTTTTCATCGAAAAGGTTTGAAACGTGGAGTTTTGCTGATTTTTATAAATGGTTTTTCCAGCAATCGTGTTAATAATATGAACGTTTCGGTGCACAGCCAAACCTAGGTTAGTAGCTCCTGCCCCGTGGGAGTGGGTTAAATTAGTCAACGTAAAGAAATGGTGATCACGCTGATCTAAAAACTCAAGTTGGTAATCCCTCGTTACACGATAATGCTTTTCATCCTCCCATTTAATTTTCTGTTTAAATCGATCCATAAACCAATCCGGAATATGCGGCTTATAACCTGTTGCCAAAATGACCTTATCTGTATGATACCGATAATCGATTTTTTCCTGCCACTGGTTGCATTGAAGCTCATATCCACCTTTTTCGGATGGATGAATCGACTTCACTTCTGTCATCGGATTAATCAGTACATAGTCCTTTTCTCCACCAGCTGTCTTATGATAAAGATCCGTATAAAGTCGAGTCAAGGTATCTGGATCAATTCCTTTTCTTAATGCTCCAAGGGATTCGAGATTCTCCAAACGCTGCTGATAGCTTAAGGAATGGAAATAATCCACATAGGCGGGTGTAAAAACCTCTTGTGCGAACTTTGCTTGGTCCAACTGAAATAACCCGCCTGTTCTAGTGAGCAGGCTGAGCTTCATGTCGTTGCGCCTTTGTTCTTCTAACAAATCTAAAAACACTTCAATTGCACTCTGACCAGAACCCACCACGGTCACGTGCTTAGATTTAAGCAGGTTTTCCTTTTCATAGAGATAGCGGCTGGTATGCAGTACGTCACCTTCAGGGAGACCATCCATCCCATCGATAATTAAAGGTTCGTTCCCAGTCCCCATCACCACATGCTTAGCTAAATAATGATGGTGCTTCCCTGTTTCCGTCTCTAAAGCAACCACCTCATAATGGGGCACTTCTGCTTCGTACTTGTCAATGACATCAACAATAGTGTGGCCGAAATGCAGCCCAACCAATTTTTTTGCTGCCCATTGCAAGTAATCATTGTATTCCTGACGAGGTACCTTTGTTTGGTTATGGAAAAAGAATGGGAACATCCGATCTTGTTCATATAAATAATTCATAAAGGTATATGGACTTTTTGGATCAGCAAAAGTAGCTAAATCGGCTAAGAACGGCACTTGAAGATCCATCTTCTCGATCAACATTCCTGGGTGCCAGGCAAATGATGGAGATTTTTCGAAAAAAGCGCCATTTAGTTCCGTCTTTTCAAGTAAAGCAGCTAACCCCATATTATACGGGCCAATCCCAATGCCTATCACATCATAAATTTGTTTTGTCATACGTAACACTTCCTTATCAATCATGCATTTTTGCGCTTTTGACCCTCAGGTGATTCTCTCCATAATTGTTCCAAAACAATAACAAGCACAGTGCCGACAAGCAAACCATTGCTTACAAGGTTTTGTATAATGGAGGGAATCCCTTGAAAGACCTCAGAAGGGATAAACATTAAACCAATTCCCACTAAAAAGGATATACATAGTATTGTTAATCGCCGCTCATTTAACTCTTCCCTCATCATATTCGATAAACCAAGCCCCATTAACTGTACAAACGTAGCTAGTAAGGCCGCATTGGCAATCGGTGCAGGTATAGCTGATATAAAAGCAACGATTGGTGGAAAAAAAGCAACCACAACAAGTAATAGTGAAGCATACAAAAATGGTTGTTTCCTTTTTTGACCTGTTAGGTTTATAAAACCAGAAGAGGAAGCTAGAGACACATTCGAAATCGTGGAAAACATAGTTGAAATCACATGGGTCACTCCAAGAAAGCTGCTGCCCCTGTTCAATTGGTTATATGTATAAGATGGCTTACCATGTATGGACTGGCTGACAGCAACAACAGATGCTACAATATTCGACAATAAAATTACCGCGGTAATAAACGCCAAAGGAATGACACTCCAATTAAAAGAAGGCTTCCCCCACGCCCATAACTCAGGCAGAGCAAATAGAACGGGGGCAGGATTAGAACCAGCTGCTTTAGAACCAATCAATATGGCATACAGCCCCCAGCCTGCAACAATTCCTAAGAGTACCGCATAACTTTTTAACCAGCCTTTCCCGAAAAAGGAGAGACCGATGACTAAGAAAAATGTTAAAAAGGCCAAAATGGTTTTATCAACATGGATAGCTTCGATTTGCTGCTGGACTCCTAACATGCCCTTAAGAAAGGTCCCACTCAACTGTACCGTTAATAAAAATAAAAAAGCTCCTGTAACAAAAGGAGTAAATACAAACAGGACACGATGAGCGAGACGGAAAACACCGAATAACAACAGGAAAATCCCTGTCCAAATCATCGCCGCTTCAAGTGTTTGCAATGTTTCCGTATAGCTTTTCCCCGCTGCCACCTCTGAATAGGCCATAACAGTAAAAATGCTAATCCAAATTCCAGCAGGTCCTTCCATAATCGGTAAGCGGTGACCGAATAAACCTTGTAAAAAAGAAGTAATGCCGACAACGAAAAAAGTTCGCTGCATCAAGCCGGCGACTTCCGTGAAATTCAGTTGAAATACAGAGCCGATAACGATAGGCAGCGCAACAGCACTTGCTAACAAAAATACAAACCATTGCACTGTTTCCAACGTTACACCTGATAATGATGATCTTGTATCGTATTTATTACCTGCCATCTAACATCCACCTGCAACTTTTCCACACATGAACATGTGTTCATCATTTGTCTCCACTTGTTTCACGTGGAACATATTCATTATAGACAAAGAGAGCGCACAGTCTCAAGCTGTGCGCCGACTCTTATTCCTCTAATGTTGAAGTATCTCCCGTCGGTAACCCTAGTTCCCATGATTTCAATAATCTTCGCATAATCTTACCACTGCGCGTTTTTGGAATAGTGTCTGTGATCTCAATTTCCCTTGGGGCCGCGTGAGCACTGAGGCCTGTTTTAACAAACTGACGAATATCTTCAAGCAATTCATCTGATTTCTGATAACCTTCCCTCAGCGTGATAAAAGCTTTAATGATTTCACCACGTTCTGGATCCGGCTTACCAATAACTCCTGCCTCAGCTACCGCTTCATGTTCAATCAGCTTACTTTCTACTTCAAAAGGACCGACCCTTTCACCCGATGTATTGATGACATCATCCAATCGACCTTGGAACCAGAAATAGCCATCTTCATCTTTGTAGGCGCTGTCTCCAGAAACATACCAGCCATTAACAAAATAACTCTCATATTTACCTGGATTATTCCAAACTGCCCGCATCATGGATGGCCAGCCCTCTTTAATCGCCAAGTTTCCCATTTGATTAGCAGGAAGTTCATTTCCTTCATTATCAACAATCGATGCTTCTACACCTGGAAGTGGCTGTCCCATAGAGCCAGGACGCATTTCCAACGTTGGATAGTTACAAATAAGCATGGCGCCTGTTTCTGTCATCCACCATGTATCGTGAATACGCAAATTGAAGGCCTCTAATCCCCAAGCAATGACCTCAGGGTTTAATGGTTCCCCGACACTAAGAATATGACGCAGGGAAGAAAGGTCATGTTTTTTAGCCGTCTCCGCCCCAGCGCTTAACAGTTTACGAAACGCTGTCGGCGCCGAATACCAAACCGAAACATTCTGATCCGCGATGGTACCATACCAATCATCAGGGCTGAATCGCCCTCCGCGAATCACATTCGTTACCCCGTTCAGCCACGGAGCGAAGATACCGTAACTCGTACCTGTTACCCAGCCTGGATCAGCTGTACACCAATAGATATCCTCATCCTTCAGGTCAAGAACCCATCTACCTGTTTGATAATGCTGCAGCATTGCGTTGTGAACATGATAGACACCTTTAGGCTTCCCTGTTGAGCCTGAAGTGTAATGAAGCAGCATTCCATCTTCTAGATCTACCCATTCAATCTCAAACTGTTCCGAAGCACTCTTCATTTCCTCCTCAAAACTAATATGTGAACCTGATCCGTCCCCCCAACGAGAACAATCTTCTCAAGATCGGGAAGGTCTTCGAGAGGAACACGCTCTAGCAATTCCGGGGTCGTTACTAACATTTTTGCTTCACTATCTTCCAGACGATCCCGAACAGCCTGCTCCATGAAAGCTTCAAAAAGAGGTCCGGCAATAGCGCCTGTTTTCAGAATACCAAGGAATGCTGCATAAAATTCTGGGCTCCTATGCATGAATAAGAAGACCCTGTCACCTTTTTCAATCTCATGCTTTTTCAACACATTAGCGAACTGATTACTCTTCAGCTTTAATTCTTCAAAAGTTAATTTCTCTTCTCGGTCAGGCGAAGTATAAATAAGTGCTGCCTGATTCTTTTTTGCTGGATTTTCTGCATGCTTATCAATCGTTTCATAAGCAATATTAACTTTTCCAGTTTTACTCCATGTAAAATTCTCTTTTACTTCATCCCAATTAAAATTCTTGTACGTATCCTGATAGTTTTGTAGGTTGTGTTCTCCAGATCTTGCCGGAATTTGTTTCATGTCCATAAAAATCACCTCATTAGAATGAATTTTTTTGCAAACGGTTTCCTTTTCCCTTTTTAATAAAGCCCTGAAACATTATATAAACAGAGCCATTATTTTCTAAAAATTTCGTGAATTACTTTTATTCTAGATGAAACGATTACATTTTTAAAGTAATATGCACGACATTTACAAAATTAGGATTTAATCTTTTTCTTACATTGACAATCACCCCTACCCTATATATAATGATGAAGCATTTCAGAGTAGAAGAGGTTCTTAGCAGCACCCTCTATAAAAAACTAAGGATGAAGCGATTAAACGCCGCTCCCTTAGAGGAGCGGCTTTTTTTATATAAATCAACAATTGGAAGAGGTGCATTTCATATGACCGGCCGTAACGATGAAAACTTAACAGACTTATCATTGTTAGGTAACCAAGGAACTGCTTATTCATTTGAATACAACAAAGAAGTCTTAGAAACGTTTGATAATCAACATCCGAATCGCGATTATTTTGTAAAATTTAATTGTCCGGAATTTACCACTCTATGTCCGAAAACCGGGCAGCCTGACTTTGCAACCATTTACATTAGCTATATTCCTAATATCAAAATGGTAGAAAGTAAGTCTCTTAAGCTATATTTATTCAGTTTTAGAAATCATGGGGACTTTCACGAAGACAGTGTAAATACGATTATGAATGACCTAATTGAGCTGATGGAGCCACGTTACATTGAGGTATGGGGTAAATTCACACCTCGAGGCGGCATATCTATTGACCCCTTTTGCAACTACGGAAAACCTGACACGAAATTTGAGCAAATGGCGACACACCGTTTAATGAATCATGACCTTTACCCTGAAAAAATAGATAATAGATAGAAAATGATCCGTATCTGAAGTGTAGATACCTATTTAAAATAAGGAAGGGAGCCTGCTTGGGTAGGCTCCCTTTTTCTGTATAATAGTAAATAAAGAGGAGGGAATAGAATGAGCGAACAAGAAACGATCAACCAAACAAATAAATTGAATACTATACACACTTTAATAGACGATCTAAACAATCTGGGTGTAAAAAAAGGGGACACCTTGCTCGTTCATGCCTCAATGAAATCATTAGGTTGGGTAAGCGGTGGGCCACAAGCTGTCTTGGAAGCTTTGATGGAAACGGTGACCGAGGAAGGAACGATCATCTTTCAAACTCATTCACCAACACTCTCTGACCCCATCGAATGGGAGAATCCACCTGTACCTATTGAATGGCATGAAACAATTAGGAGAACGATGCCCGCCTTCGATATCAAAAAAACACCAGTAACCTTCCTAGGTATCCTCTCTGAATTATTTAGGAGTTACCCTAATGTTCATCGTAGTGACCACCCAGCTTTTTCTATATCTGCTTGGGGGAAAAATGCAGAAGAGTTCACCTCTGACCATTCTCTTGCATTTTCACTAAATGACGATTCCCCATTAGGTAAATCCTATGAAGCGGAGGCTCAGATCCTGTTACTAGGAGTAAATTATGATTCAAATACAAGCTTCCACTTATCGGAATACAGGAGCAAGACGTGTAAAGTAGTGACTAGAGGTGCCCCGCTCCTTGTAAACGGGGAGCGGCAATGGGCTACATACAAGGATATTGAAATGAATGAAGAACGATTTAATGCAATTGGCAAAGATTATGAAGCTTCCTACCATGTCATAAAAGGATATGTAGGCCAAGCCCAATGTCGGCTGTTTTCTATGACAGAGTCCGTGGACTTCGCCACACAATGGTTGAAAAATAAATAAAAAGAAGTTCCTCGGGAGTGAGGAGGAACTTCTTTTTCTTATTGCTTATCATTCTTATATTGCATATAGACCACTTGGGTGACAAGGAAATCTTCCATGCCATGTTTGCCGTCAGCACCGCCCAGTCCGGATTTACGCATACCGGCATGATAACCTTGAACAGCTTCAAAGTTTTCACGGTTTACATACGTTTCACCGAACCTTAATTCATTAACGACTCGCATCGCTTCATTCATATCTTCAGTATAAACAGATGAGGATAATCCAAATTCGGTATCATTCCCTTTTTCAATGGCCTCACCTAACGTGTTGAACGTAGCAATTGGGATCACTGGTCCAAAAATTTCTTCCTGCATAATCGTTGAATCGTGATCTACATCGGTCAAAATCGTTGGTTTATAGAAGAAACCTTGATCTTGATCGGCACGTTCACCACCAATAACTATGTTGGCGCCATCTACTTTTGCATCTTTGACCATCGTAGCAACAGATTCTAGACGATCCTCGCTTACAAGTGGACCTACATCAGCTTGTTTATTTTCACGCGGATTACCTATAGTTGTTTTTTCAAAGGATTTCTTAAGCTTATCGATCAGCTCATCTGCTACGCTCTCATGAACGTACACACGCTCAGCGTTCGTGCAAGCCTGTCCATTGTTAGCTAACCTTGATGTTGTAATACTCTCAGCCGCCACATCTAAGTCCGCATTTTTAGTGACAATGGCAGGCGCCTTACCTCCTAATTCTAAATTGACCTTTGTAATATTCTGTGCAGCTGCTTCCATCACTTTCGTCCCAGCTGGTACACTTCCCGTCATCGTTACCATCTGTACTTTTTCATGCTTAGCCAATGCATTGCCTATCTCAGAGCCTGTTCCTGTAACCAGATTGTATACGCCCTTAGGGATCTCATCCATTTCAGCGATAATTTTAGTGAACTCCATCGCCGTGTTTGGGGTTTGTTGACTTGGCTTTAATACAATTGTACAGCCAGTAACGAGTGCTGTAGCAACTTTCCTAGCTAAAATAAACACGGGGAAGTTCCACGGTACGATGCCAGCAACGACTCCAATCGGCTTTTTGTATATATAGATATTCTCATTTGCCCGGTCACTCGGTACAATTTCCCCTTCGATACGGCGTGCCCACTCAGACATGTACCTAAAGTAATCAATAGCAAGTTCGACTTCACCCGTTGCTAACTGATAATCTTTCCCCTGTTCTTCTTGAAGTAATTCGATGAACGTATCTTTCTTTTCTTCTATTTTGTCCCCCAGCTGACGAACTATTTTCCCTCGTTCTATATTAGGTGTTAGTTCCCAGTTTCCTTGAGCTCGAGCAGCTGCTTCCACAGCGCGGTTTACGTCCTCAGGTGTACCTTTTGGTGTTTTAGAAATAACTTCTTCTGTAGCAGGATTAACGATATCTATCCATTCATTTCCTGTTGATTCTGTATATTCACCATCAATATAAAGGCGATGTGTTTTCATAGTAGAGCCTGCCTCCTTTTAATGATTCTATAACTGCCATTCCTGTTTAGCCTCACTCTTAAACTTAAAGAGCTCATCCATTCGCGAGCTATAAAAAATTCGTTATAATTAGGGAGAGTAAATTAGAAAGGACAGAAATAACTATGAAAAAAGAGAACCAAATGTTTATCATTCTTGGAACTATTGGATTATTGTCCATACTGATTGCAGGTGTACTTTTCTTTACGATAAAAGATCCAATGATTCCCGTTGTCATTCTTGCCTCAGGCATTCTGCTCATCATCGGGGGAAGAGCTGATCAAAAAGAACGTATAAAAAAAAGAAAAAGGACCTCTTAGAATCCTTTTTCTCTCTCTTCTCCATAATTTCGCCATTCTAAGATATATCCCTTTACTTGCTTAACGTCACCTTCCTCTTCTTTTTGATTGGCGATAAAATGGGGGTGGTCGCTGTTAAGTTTGTACCTCAACGACTCAGGATCTAAGTATAACTTGTACTCTAAGTCTGTCATTTTATGAAGGGAGATGTTAGCAACGGTTGATTGATTTTGTTTCTCATCGATAAGTAAAATGTCAATCTGTTCATAGCCATGAGTCACCAAATGTTCCTTTAAATCCATATACAATTCCTCCAAAAGTCTGATAGTTGATCTGTTTTTCCTATACCCTTTTCCATATAGTTAAAACTTAATTTTACAGGGAGTAAGCCTTGGTAAGTTTAGCCCAAGTCATATGTATAAAAGCGAGGGCTCGCCCTCGCCTTTCATTAGAGATTAATAACCTCCACCGTAGCCGCCGTAGCCGCCGTAAGAGGCACCGATAATAATTAAAAGAATAAACAACACAACTAGTAGCGCAAAGCCGCCGCCGTATCCTCCGCTCATGTCATTCCCCCCTCTCATCACTTACTTTATTACCTTATGCCAAGATAATGGAGGGGTAAGGGCGAATGCGGAGTTCTTCTTTTTTTCTTAAATAAATGTACAAAATCTCTAAAGAACAAACACTTTCTTTAATGCCAACCAAGCCAAATATAAGGATTGTGCAAAAAAGAATATTCCCCAAATTGGCGAAGGGATAAATTTAACAGCCTGTGCAAGGTTCGCAGCATCACCAGCCGCACCTGGGGAAACAAAACTGACCCTCATAACCGTGAAAGCACTCATTACAGCTTCCACAAGGACGAGAGAGGCTACAAAAATAAGTACATATTGAACAATCGACTGCTGACCACTTTTAAGTAGATAAATAAAACCAGCTCCGAATGTAATCAGCCAGAAAATACCGTAGAAATTTCTCACCCAGAACAAAAGATTTATAGCTAAAAACCCCATCAAAATGAAAATCATTATCTGGTAATGCCCTTTAACAATCAGATGGAAAAATAACAACCCAGTTAATGATGAAAACAAGTAACCAGAAAGGCTTGTTACTACGTGGCTAAACCACGAGGTGTGTCCCGTCATCGTGACTCCTGATGTGTTTGGGAATAATGAAACATTTCTAACCTCTCCTCCAGTAAGTAAAGCCATAAGAGAATGTCCACTTTCGTGTATCATCGTGTTAATCATAGCAAAGTACTTCCCGATAATCGGTGCTTGGGTCAACAATAAAGCCAAAATGAGACTAATAATAATTTGAACTTTCATAACTGCCCCTTTCTATATAACCCATCGTTTCGTCCACGACCATTGATCCTTATTTTTATTTTACTTAAAATTATTCAATCCGTATAATCAAAAGTAATAACGACACATAGGAGCATAGCAATATGCACAAAAAAGCGACGATCTTAATCATTGGACTTGTTCTATTATTCCTAGCGGGCTGTAGTGACCCATCGAATGAAGAAAGCTCAACCAAAAAACTAACCATTTCGGCAGCATCCAGCTTAACTGAAGCTATGCAAGAAATAAAAGAGTCTTACGAAAGTCGACATAGTGAGATCTCCCTTACACTTAATTTTGCAGGCTCTGGTAAATTGTCACAACAGATTCAACAAGGGGCTCCCGTTGATGTTTTCTTATCGGCAAACCAACAATGGATGGACACACTCGAACAGGAACAACTCATTCTAAAGGAAACAAGAATGAACTT carries:
- the queF gene encoding preQ(1) synthase, which translates into the protein MTGRNDENLTDLSLLGNQGTAYSFEYNKEVLETFDNQHPNRDYFVKFNCPEFTTLCPKTGQPDFATIYISYIPNIKMVESKSLKLYLFSFRNHGDFHEDSVNTIMNDLIELMEPRYIEVWGKFTPRGGISIDPFCNYGKPDTKFEQMATHRLMNHDLYPEKIDNR
- a CDS encoding YjcZ family sporulation protein, which encodes MSGGYGGGFALLVVLFILLIIIGASYGGYGGYGGGY
- the aldA gene encoding aldehyde dehydrogenase is translated as MKTHRLYIDGEYTESTGNEWIDIVNPATEEVISKTPKGTPEDVNRAVEAAARAQGNWELTPNIERGKIVRQLGDKIEEKKDTFIELLQEEQGKDYQLATGEVELAIDYFRYMSEWARRIEGEIVPSDRANENIYIYKKPIGVVAGIVPWNFPVFILARKVATALVTGCTIVLKPSQQTPNTAMEFTKIIAEMDEIPKGVYNLVTGTGSEIGNALAKHEKVQMVTMTGSVPAGTKVMEAAAQNITKVNLELGGKAPAIVTKNADLDVAAESITTSRLANNGQACTNAERVYVHESVADELIDKLKKSFEKTTIGNPRENKQADVGPLVSEDRLESVATMVKDAKVDGANIVIGGERADQDQGFFYKPTILTDVDHDSTIMQEEIFGPVIPIATFNTLGEAIEKGNDTEFGLSSSVYTEDMNEAMRVVNELRFGETYVNRENFEAVQGYHAGMRKSGLGGADGKHGMEDFLVTQVVYMQYKNDKQ
- a CDS encoding aminoglycoside N(3)-acetyltransferase, with amino-acid sequence MSEQETINQTNKLNTIHTLIDDLNNLGVKKGDTLLVHASMKSLGWVSGGPQAVLEALMETVTEEGTIIFQTHSPTLSDPIEWENPPVPIEWHETIRRTMPAFDIKKTPVTFLGILSELFRSYPNVHRSDHPAFSISAWGKNAEEFTSDHSLAFSLNDDSPLGKSYEAEAQILLLGVNYDSNTSFHLSEYRSKTCKVVTRGAPLLVNGERQWATYKDIEMNEERFNAIGKDYEASYHVIKGYVGQAQCRLFSMTESVDFATQWLKNK
- a CDS encoding lysine N(6)-hydroxylase/L-ornithine N(5)-oxygenase family protein — its product is MTKQIYDVIGIGIGPYNMGLAALLEKTELNGAFFEKSPSFAWHPGMLIEKMDLQVPFLADLATFADPKSPYTFMNYLYEQDRMFPFFFHNQTKVPRQEYNDYLQWAAKKLVGLHFGHTIVDVIDKYEAEVPHYEVVALETETGKHHHYLAKHVVMGTGNEPLIIDGMDGLPEGDVLHTSRYLYEKENLLKSKHVTVVGSGQSAIEVFLDLLEEQRRNDMKLSLLTRTGGLFQLDQAKFAQEVFTPAYVDYFHSLSYQQRLENLESLGALRKGIDPDTLTRLYTDLYHKTAGGEKDYVLINPMTEVKSIHPSEKGGYELQCNQWQEKIDYRYHTDKVILATGYKPHIPDWFMDRFKQKIKWEDEKHYRVTRDYQLEFLDQRDHHFFTLTNLTHSHGAGATNLGLAVHRNVHIINTIAGKTIYKNQQNSTFQTFSMKRFKDD
- a CDS encoding purine/pyrimidine permease, translated to MAGNKYDTRSSLSGVTLETVQWFVFLLASAVALPIVIGSVFQLNFTEVAGLMQRTFFVVGITSFLQGLFGHRLPIMEGPAGIWISIFTVMAYSEVAAGKSYTETLQTLEAAMIWTGIFLLLFGVFRLAHRVLFVFTPFVTGAFLFLLTVQLSGTFLKGMLGVQQQIEAIHVDKTILAFLTFFLVIGLSFFGKGWLKSYAVLLGIVAGWGLYAILIGSKAAGSNPAPVLFALPELWAWGKPSFNWSVIPLAFITAVILLSNIVASVVAVSQSIHGKPSYTYNQLNRGSSFLGVTHVISTMFSTISNVSLASSSGFINLTGQKRKQPFLYASLLLVVVAFFPPIVAFISAIPAPIANAALLATFVQLMGLGLSNMMREELNERRLTILCISFLVGIGLMFIPSEVFQGIPSIIQNLVSNGLLVGTVLVIVLEQLWRESPEGQKRKNA
- a CDS encoding M50 family metallopeptidase, whose amino-acid sequence is MKVQIIISLILALLLTQAPIIGKYFAMINTMIHESGHSLMALLTGGEVRNVSLFPNTSGVTMTGHTSWFSHVVTSLSGYLFSSLTGLLFFHLIVKGHYQIMIFILMGFLAINLLFWVRNFYGIFWLITFGAGFIYLLKSGQQSIVQYVLIFVASLVLVEAVMSAFTVMRVSFVSPGAAGDAANLAQAVKFIPSPIWGIFFFAQSLYLAWLALKKVFVL